A single window of Lynx canadensis isolate LIC74 chromosome C2, mLynCan4.pri.v2, whole genome shotgun sequence DNA harbors:
- the LOC115523329 gene encoding keratin-associated protein 7-1 produces MTRFFCCGSYFPGYPCYGTNFHRTFRATPLNCVVPLGSPLNYGYGCNGYGSLGYSFGGSNMYNRGCCYGGSCCRPWGSNSGFGYSTY; encoded by the coding sequence ATGACTCGTTTCTTCTGCTGTGGAAGCTACTTCCCAGGCTATCCTTGCTATGGAACCAACTTCCACAGGACCTTCAGAGCCACCCCCCTGAACTGCGTCGTGCCCCTGGGCTCTCCCCTGAACTATGGTTACGGATGCAATGGCTACGGCTCCCTGGGCTATAGCTTTGGCGGTAGCAACATGTACAACAGGGGCTGTTGCTACGGTGGCAGCTGCTGCAGGCCATGGGGCTCTAACTCTGGCTTCGGCTACAGCACGTACTGA